The SAR324 cluster bacterium region AATTGAGTGAAGATAAAGAAGCTGCGTGGCATTACGTAGAGCACACCACCAACATTGAGAATAGTTCTATTCAAGCAATTACTGGTGGCTCTGGTGTAAACCCTTATCGCTACAGCCACTTCAGCAAAGATCTTTGGGAAAAGAAGATGAGTCCTCGCGAAGCAAATGAATATCTGACTGCACAACGTGACTCCCTGGGTGCTACCAATGTTGCCTTGGATATGCGGTTGCCGGGATACTTCTCCTATACAGAGATTCTGGAGATTGAATTGACTCGTGCCCTTGCTGGGGAAATGAAACCTCAGGAAGCTCTAGACTCCGTAGCATCTCAATGGAATGAGTTGACAGACGAGTTTGGACGTGACTCCCAAAAAGCAGCTTACCGCGCTTCGATGGGTCTTTAATCCTCCTTGACAGGGAATTTTTTAAGATTTCCTTCTCTTTTTGGCCTGCCAACAAAATTTTGTTGGCAGGTCCTTTTCCCACCAACGCTATTTGGCAAATTGCATGGCAAAAGTACGACTCGTCTCAATCACCAAAAAATTCGGGGAAACTACTGTAATTCCAGGGTTAGATCTTGATATTGCTGACAGAGAATTTGTTGTACTTGTCGGCCCATCAGGCTGTGGAAAAACTACTACACTTCGAATGATAGCAGGACTGGAAGAAGCCTCTGGGGGTAATATTTTTGTAGGTGAGCGAGATGTAACAAACCTTCGCCCTGGTTTAAGGAACTGTGCAATGGTCTTCCAAAATTATGCGCTTTATCCACACATGTCTGTCAGGGACAACATCGCCTACGGACTAAAAGTACGCAAAACACCAAAGAATGAAGTTGAAAGACTAGTCAATGAGGCAGCCAGAATCCTAGAGCTGGATTCGATGCTAGATCGGCGCCCTAAAAATCTATCAGGAGGACAGCGCCAAAGAGTTGCAATTGGCCGAGCAATTGTCCGGGAACCTGATGTTTTTCTTTTCGATGAGCCCCTCTCGAATCTGGATGCAAAGCTACGAATTGAGATGAGGACAGAGATTAAGAATCTGCACCAGAGACTCAAAGCAACCATGGTGTATGTTACCCACGATCAGGTTGAGGCAATGACTCTCGCAGATAGAGTAGTTGTGATGA contains the following coding sequences:
- the ugpC gene encoding sn-glycerol-3-phosphate ABC transporter ATP-binding protein UgpC — encoded protein: MAKVRLVSITKKFGETTVIPGLDLDIADREFVVLVGPSGCGKTTTLRMIAGLEEASGGNIFVGERDVTNLRPGLRNCAMVFQNYALYPHMSVRDNIAYGLKVRKTPKNEVERLVNEAARILELDSMLDRRPKNLSGGQRQRVAIGRAIVREPDVFLFDEPLSNLDAKLRIEMRTEIKNLHQRLKATMVYVTHDQVEAMTLADRVVVMKDGIIEQVADPITLYENPANTFVASFIGSPSMNFLSVKLIQKESTFFVELAEGSQLKIPESMHNKFQPYVDRTLTLGIRPEHLENAGEGHPAVANVQVTVLEPLGPHTLLLGQIGQESLTAQIEARSAVQPGATYPIGFSMEQIHIFDPNSGRVL